A DNA window from Mastomys coucha isolate ucsf_1 unplaced genomic scaffold, UCSF_Mcou_1 pScaffold21, whole genome shotgun sequence contains the following coding sequences:
- the LOC116101720 gene encoding insulin growth factor-like family member: MIILPQLHHLQQHSLSRNMKIRKSCAVLIAVLLFIVEGVTGARNSPTFSGRGSWPCKPKCDGRTYNPSKKCCVQDTILPFHQTNYCGSNCIYWPCFELCCPDSYSPKKKFVVKLKVQGERSHCNSSPISRDCECKEIFSWRRY; the protein is encoded by the exons ATGATCATTCTTCCACAACTTCACCACTTACAACAACACAGCCTATCCAGAAACATGAAGATCAGAAAATCTT GTGCTGTCCTTATTGCAGTACTCCTGTTTATAGTTGAAGGAGTTACAGGAGCTCGAAATTCCCCGACTTTCTCAGGCCGTGGCTCATGGCCGTGCAAACCCAAGTGTGATGGCAGAACTTACAACCCCTCAAAGAAGTGTTGCGTTCAAGACACCATCCTGCCCTTTCATCAGACTAACTACTGTGGCTCTAACTGCATCTACTGGCCCTGCTTTGAGCTCTGCTGTCCTGATTCCTATAGCCCCAAGAAGAAATTTGTTGTCAAGCTGAAAGTTCAGGGAGAGAGATCCCATTGCAATTCATCCCCTATCTCCAGGGACTGTGAATG CAAAGAGATTTTTTCATGGAGAAGATATTGA